The Entelurus aequoreus isolate RoL-2023_Sb linkage group LG23, RoL_Eaeq_v1.1, whole genome shotgun sequence genome has a window encoding:
- the LOC133640853 gene encoding SERTA domain-containing protein 3-like yields the protein MRRSSAPRKPQRFPSGRNPLTPPPVAFNFTTSGLRNAIDCTRTRLARSRPRLTCRSVCPSGSERSTVGNEPSHIRCPVSGGGGGLSSGREDQSHAGYEFKHRPLSIPPASCGGLDRTFLRLPGERDAATGPKTKRRLRRIVSTYDAFHGHVRSMLGRGVKRKWSCTEELAAAEEKASVPREASRLQQRQRVLGLCLEKLQRYQAGMELSLRRSVLLVNTLRQIHDDMRSDAAEGAVRPDSPLLRDALSVEMSLTCPGCAEGGQESPFSAPSPELSSQEMSMGAELKPPISAFSDAVNSMGYLGDLALDDIFEDIDTSMYETSDLWTAGSLWPVSVSLWADQDARMRPDGHALPGSLQSRLMDLNELDHIMEILVKS from the exons ATGCGGCGTTCAAGCGCTCCCCGTAAACCTCAACGCTTCCCGTCCGGACGGAATCCTCTCACTCCGCCACCT gtaGCATTTAATTTCACCACAAGCGGGTTACGTAACGCGATCGATTGCACCCGAACGCGGCTGGCGCGGTCACGTCCGCGGCTCACGTGTCGCAGCGTTTGTCCGAGCGGCAGTGAACGCAGCACCGTTGGGAACGAGCCGTCTCACATTCGCTGCCCCGTGAGTGGCGGAGGAGGGGGCTTGAGCAGCGGCAGAGAGGACCAATCACATGCGGGCTACGAGTTTAAGCACCGCCCCCTATCCATCCCTCCTGCTAGCTGTGGAGGACTCGACCGAACATTTCTTCGTCTTCCCGGCGAAAGGGACGCGGCGACGGGGCCCAAAACGAAGCGGCGTTTACGGCGGATTGTGTCCACTTATGACGCGTTCCACGGACACGTGAG GTCCATGTTGGGTCGAGGCGTAAAGCGGAAGTGGAGCTGCACGGAGGAGCTGGCGGCCGCAGAGGAGAAGGCGAGCGTCCCCCGGGAAGCCAGCCGCCTGCAGCAGCGCCAGCGGGTGCTGGGCCTGTGTTTGGAGAAGCTGCAGCGCTACCAAGCCGGGATGGAGCTCAGCCTGCGGCGCTCTGTGCTGCTGGTCAACACGCTGCGGCAGATCCACGACGACATGCGCAGCGACGCGGCGGAGGGCGCCGTCCGTCCCGACTCGCCGCTTCTGCGGGACGCCCTCAGTGTGGAAATGTCCCTCACGTGCCCCGGGTGCGCGGAGGGCGGCCAGGAGAGCCCGTTCTCGGCGCCGTCCCCCGAACTCTCTTCCCAGGAGATGAGCATGGGGGCGGAGCTAAAGCCTCCTATCAGCGCGTTCAGCGACGCGGTGAACAGCATGGGCTACCTCGGCGACCTCGCCCTGGACGATATCTTCGAGGACATCGACACGTCCATGTACGAGACCTCGGATCTGTGGACGGCGGGCTCGCTCTGGCCCGTCAGCGTGTCCCTGTGGGCGGACCAGGACGCCAGGATGCGCCCCGACGGCCACGCCTTGCCCGGGAGCCTCCAATCGCGTCTGATGGACCTGAACGAGCTGGACCACATCATGGAGATCCTGGTCAAGTCCTGA